The Zalophus californianus isolate mZalCal1 chromosome X, mZalCal1.pri.v2, whole genome shotgun sequence genome window below encodes:
- the RAI2 gene encoding retinoic acid-induced protein 2 has protein sequence MDDLRSQNLSMDMTDSSPALANNRLENGMAQLITTEAWNINSTDLVKKALVTVPAPSILNPPAESQSGMALKVAATVLQPLCLGESPVVMPIHMQVEGSSAPELNPNGNAAYVMTTQGPVQLPVVLEQHVFQHLNSPLVLPQEAPCSSSAIHNNLFQAAEDPEAQPQLLDLRIPSQPQEPTLPFEAVLQNLFPSQGALGPPPCQPPPGYAPVPPQPFNPPLSPLVPPATLLVPYPVIVPLPVPVPIPIPIPVPQSPESKLSSAFPKPPSSFGLHPFKGPQPPLEKEELKPFDILQPREYFQLSRHTVIKMGSENEALDLSMKSVPWLSKAGEVSPPICQEDAALDLSLAAHRKSEPPVETLYDSSGSVDSPGHAAIEKLPSGMEVPFAPATAPGALALMDSHVGSSHPPQLPSQPNQPGGEVKAENHTETVSESQAAKVIVSVEDAVPAIFCGKVKGLSGVSTKNFSFKREDSVLQGYDINSQGEEPMGSTEPLRKPVKNRSIKLKKVNSQEIHMLPIKKQRLATFFPRK, from the coding sequence ATGGACGATCTGCGGTCCCAGAACCTCTCCATGGACATGACCGACTCCTCTCCCGCCTTGGCCAATAACAGACTGGAGAATGGCATGGCCCAGCTCATCACCACCGAGGCCTGGAACATCAACTCCACTGACCTGGTAAAGAAGGCCCTGGTGACCGTGCCGGCCCCATCCATCCTGAACCCCCCGGCCGAGTCTCAGAGCGGCATGGCTCTGAAGGTGGCGGCCACCGTGCTGCAGCCCCTGTGCCTCGGGGAGAGCCCGGTGGTGATGCCCATTCACATGCAGGTGGAGGGAAGCTCTGCGCCCGAGCTCAACCCTAATGGCAATGCTGCGTATGTCATGACCACGCAGGGCCCTGTGCAGCTGCCCGTGGTGCTGGAGCAGCACGTCTTCCAGCACCTCAACTCCCCTCTGGTCCTGCCGCAGGAGGCCCCGTGCTCCTCCAGTGCCATCCACAACAACCTGTTCCAGGCGGCCGAGGACCCTgaggcccagccccagctcttGGACCTGCGGATCCCCAGCCAGCCGCAGGAGCCCACGCTGCCGTTCGAAGCCGTGCTCCAGAACCTCTTCCCCTCACAGGGCGCTCTtggccccccaccctgccagccTCCTCCTGGATACGCCCCTGTGCCCCCCCAGCCCTTTAACCCCCCCCTGTCCCCCCTGGTCCCTCCGGCCACCCTCTTGGTGCCCTACCCCGTGATCGTCCCCTTGCCCGTGCCggtccccatccccatccccatcccggTGCCTCAGAGTCCTGAATCCAAGCTCAGCTCCGCTTTCCCCAAGCCGCCATCTTCCTTTGGCCTGCACCCCTTTAAAGGCCCCCAGCCCCCCCTGGAGAAGGAGGAACTGAAGCCCTTCGATATCCTACAGCCAAGGGAGTACTTCCAGCTTAGCCGCCACACGGTCATCAAGATGGGGAGTGAGAACGAGGCCTTGGATCTGTCCATGAAGTCGGTGCCCTGGCTCAGTAAGGCTGGCGAAGTCAGTCCCCCCATCTGCCAGGAAGATGCGGCCCTGGACCTGTCGCTGGCAGCCCACCGAAAGTCTGAGCCTCCCGTTGAGACACTGTATGACAGCAGCGGGTCCGTGGACAGCCCAGGTCACGCCGCGATTGAGAAACTTCCCAGTGGCATGGAAGTGCCCTTTGCCCCTGCCACGGCCCCTGGGGCCTTGGCTCTGATGGATAGCCACGTGGGCAGCAGCCACCCCCCTCAGCTGCCCAGCCAGCCCAACCAACCCGGCGGCGAGGTCAAGGCCGAAAATCACACTGAGACCGTGAGCGAGTCCCAGGCGGCCAAGGTCATTGTCTCGGTGGAAGACGCCGTGCCTGCCATCTTCTGCGGCAAGGTCAAAGGCCTCTCGGGCGTGTCCACCAAAAACTTCTCCTTCAAAAGAGAAGACTCCGTGCTTCAGGGCTATGACATCAACAGCCAAGGGGAAGAGCCCATGGGCAGCACGGAGCCCCTTCGGAAACCCGTCAAAAACCGGAGCATAAAGTTAAAGAAAGTGAACTCCCAGGAAATACACATGCTCCCGATCAAAAAACAACGGCTGGCCACCTTTTTTCCAAGAAAGTAa